TCGACCGCTATCCCTGTCATACACTACCCGTGCATTTACCACTTTCCCATGCTCACTAAAAACTTGTTCAAGGTGCGCATCATCTACATCCCATGGCAAGTTACCCACATAGATTCTTGGAGCTGGTTCAAATACTCGTGGTGTGCGCTCTGGCCGTGATCCTCTTGGGGCAGCCTTGTTAACAGTCAAGAACCTGCCATTTAGATCCTGTAAAAAAAGGGCCTGTTAGAAACTTCAAGCTGGCACAGTGGGATAACTGGCACTTGAAATTAGTTAATTGAACTCCCAAGCcaataaaattattttccaaAAGAATACACCTCCCCTCCTTCCCACACTGATATTCAGGTATGTGTACTTAAATTTCCAGATGACTGGGAACCAATGAGCAAACAAACCACATTTGTCCACACACACTCTCATTATGTGTGCAGTTGTGGGCTATATACAATTTCTCCTGAATGAAACATGATAATCATGTCATAAACATAAAGTACAAAGGCTCCTTTCTGagattaaaagatggaagaaaaccaCAGGGAAGTGAGTTGTCAATCACAAGCACAAACAAGAAAAGCTTTCTGATAATTAACCAGTTCCAGAACAAAGTTATTAGACATCTTCTGATATGCATATATTTGACACCATAAGCATGCAAATTACACCTATCCATTTCATGTTATGCACATTATGCACACAAAACCCCAGTTATTCATGTATGTTATGCATCCAGTAACAGACAGCGAAGCAGATTCAGTTTTGGCTACTTTCTCAAGTGAAGAATAAGAAGGTTCTTCTTATATTTGCTATGAGGATTTCCCCTGAAATACAGCTACTGAGGAAGATATTCAGATGTTAAGGTTCAACTTACAATATATCTGCTTAGAGTGGTGTCTTTGAGATCAGGAGAATTCAATATCCATTAACATATGCAAAGattattcacaaattttttattcacaagtataatttcaaaagttacaAGATCAAAATATGCAACAACAGTTACAACACCAAAATCTCGTCATACAGTCGCAATTTTCAGGACTCCATAACTGTTAATTAATATTACACAGGCTAGAATTCTAAGGCACCACCATGAGACCAGAAGCAAacattttcatctttttttttttaatttaatagaCACCACACAAGAAATTTCTGCTAAACGATATAAACAAATCAGCAATTACAATTCAAAACTGATCCACGAACAAAATATAGGTGAAACTACGATTTCCACAGCCAAGGCACTTTAGGCTAGTGACACACTAAATACGCCTTCAACATCCTCTCTCAAATATTTCTCAGTTGCATTTTCTTGCTTGACCTTCTTGATTATGAATGCTATAAACAGTTTCTTCAAACTCAAAGTTAAACAAATAGATAATTTTAAACACTGCAACtgataaaataatattttgagcATAAGAAAGCATGCCATGATAGCCACAATGATTTGTCATTGCAGCTGAGAACCAACATGATCTTGTTACTTAAGCAAGCCACCATAGCCACAAGTCAATTATTTCCACACATGGATAAGAGCAAGCAAAACGAACAAAAACCAACCCtttcaaatccaaaacaactTGTTTTCATGCATCACTTAAAAATTATCAGCTTTAAAAGTTAAATTAATCCAAAAATAAAACCCTTAAAACATAGCATATGCAAGAACTGTACGTCTTCTGGATAAGCTTCCCGTCAAATTGACTCAAAATCTCAAACCCTTTCCTTTAAGTTCTCCAACCAGAAAAACTGATCTACCGATAATGGCTATAATGCTCCCAAGCTTTTCATCGATCACAATATGTCATTGAAATGGACAAATAAGCAATTGTCAGGGCATTCATTAACTCCTTGTTCTATCTTATATTCCAatctaaccaaaaaaaaaaaaactttgctTCCGGTACAACTATTCTTCTGTTATTTCACCTTCATTTCAAACTTCTTATATGcgtttttcaaaaaatcaatGCCCAAAATGACAATATCCCAAAATTCTATCGAGAAGCATGTTCTACTTGCCCCGGGCAATCAACCATATTTATGTGCCTAGCAAAGCCGAAACCTAAATGATTGACTACCCCATGCATTCGGGAAATGCAACATATCATGCAGTAAAATCTAAATCTCCCATTAAACATATATTTGTAAGAAAACGAATATGACCAATTAGGGAAAAGGAAGTCTGAAATCTCACATAACGGTGAAACAATTCCACAGCCTTTTCAGCTTCCTCCACAGTACTCATAGTCACGAATCCAAATCCACGGCTCTGGTCGGTCTCTCTATTGTAAATAACCTATCAAATACAAGAAAAACACAACATCAAAACCCCCTAAACCACCCCTAGAAGTCACGTCTTTTTCACATAATTCAACCAAGAAAATGGATCCCCTTTGACTTATTACCTCAGCAATTTCAACAACACCAGCCTGCTCAAAAAGTTGAGCTAATTTCTCACTATCAACATCATAAGGCAAGTTCCCAACAAACAACTTTGCATCCTCAGGAGGTTCTTGATACTCCTCTACCTCCTCAACAGCCTCACCCCCTTCAAACccctccatttcttcttcttcttctccaacAGCAGCCTCAATAACATCCTCACCTTCACTATATCCCTCCTCAATTTCAAAATCCTTTGCAAGTTCTTCATCTGAAGCCCCAAGAACTATGGTATTATCCTCCTCTCGAGCAGCAGTCAAGGCTGAAACTGCAGAACCCAAGTTGCAAAAGTTCCTACTTTTTAAGGAAATTACAGAGTAAGACCAGGAACAAGAGAGGCTAAGCCTGATGGGCTTTGATGGGATGGTCAGATAAGCGTGTAAAGATGAAGTCTTCGTAGAATTTGAGGCGGAAAAAACTGAAGGAAGTGAAACTATGCAACCACTATTTGCTGCCATTGATAAAGAATTCAATATGGGCTTTGTTGCACAGaccatttctttcttctttttggtgTCTGTGATGTGTGAAAAGATTGGGAAGGGTTTAAGGAGAGGAGAGTGAAGAGAGTGAGGATAAGGAGAGAAGGGGGGAAATGGTGATGATGGGTTTTGCTGGGCTACAAACAAAGCGGCGGATGGTCCAAGATTTTGAGACGAAAATATTtgggaaaatgacctgtttcatcccttacatttcgcaaaaatattcttttcgtccctcacttttaaaatgaagcaaattcgtccctgacatttaaaaattaaaactattacatccctgaacctaattttaaatctgaatcaaaccatccaataacccagtaataaattttgaaaatagaattgatagatcattcagtcaacttcatcatattcatatgacatttattaaaccaaaaaaaataaaaattataacataaaaggccattctttgttttggaatagtagagtttttttttttggataaatcttttcatgcaccgttagtatatctgcttgcgaatctagatgtgtatcatacatataaaatttggtgtttaaatttaaattaaaatgatatggcGGTACATAAAACCATCAGTGTATATAATGataatgtagaaaagattaatctttcttttttatgttataattttttattttttatttttaggttcattaaattttacatgaatatcaagttgagttaatcaagtgatctaccaattacacccccaaaatttgtaatcaggttgattggtgatttgattcagattgaaaattaggttcagggatgtaatagttttaatttttaaatgtcagggacgaatttgcttcattttaaaagtgagggacgaaaagaatatttttgcgaaatataagggatgaaacaggtcatttttccaaaatattttcttgggaatttttcGTCTGTTTTTCAAaccttttttgtttcttgataATCGTCACGTTGTTCTCTACAAGTAAGGAGTAATATGTTTTCTTGCTTTTCAATATTTTGGACTATTTATGCCGTCCAAGACATGAGTGGACCCGATTTTCAAACACTCAAGGTGTGTTTCTGTTTgctaaaattgaattttgaaaattaaaatctaaaatttgaataattaaattattgaattattaaatattaattCAAATGCATTTGAATGTATATCATGTTTAGCGATAAGTGAATAACTCATCGCTTattttttggagcaaattttacttaaaaaattctgcgtcacttaattaattcaaatgttcaattttttattatcaaacgcgtctaaatatattaatatataaatccattaagtttaaATGATGAATTAAGTTATCAAACAGATCAATGAATTATTATTAGTGTGGAACAACCATTGGATTTTTGAAAATACATCTATTCAAGTATGAGCATTTTttagataattacactaaaGTACCTGAATAATTGCACTTTGCCTCTTAAACCCAATTTATTGTCAGTATGCCGGTTTGCCCCATAAATTGAAGGCTCTATTTACTCAAGAGCTGGACTTCAACATGAAATGATTAATTAGCTGTCCAATACTCAAACACTAATTGCATCTTATCCTCTTTATGTCTTATAGTATTAGAATTTTTAGGTGCTACTAGTTTGACTTGTATATATGTTCTactttttctttggtttgaaGCACACTATTATGTAATTGTTGTGGCAATTTCTTGTTTTGATTCATttttctcctatttttttttggtttaggTTTTGTACACTAAAATAAAATTGAGATATTATACTTAGGTGTCTTGCAGAGAAGAACATAAGAGCAGGCAAAGAGTGCATTTGATTTGCTAATGTTTGGATTCTTTTTTTGTCCATTATTTTCTAAACAAATCCTTTCAACCACCTCATTCACACTACAAAAGTACTATGGTAAATAATGCAGAAAATTTTCCAAAGAATCTTCAATCCATATGCTCCAAAATGATATTAGAAGTAATCTCAAGAGTGCTACATAATGCCAGAGTTAAAtggtccaaaattgataaaatggaaaAACTTTAGGGctaaaggtaaaaaaaaatttcccttaAATATACCAGTACAATATTGTTTTATGGAGTTAAATGTGATCAAAGTATTTTTAGTTACTATAATGGCCTTTGGTTGATCAATTCA
This portion of the Coffea eugenioides isolate CCC68of chromosome 11, Ceug_1.0, whole genome shotgun sequence genome encodes:
- the LOC113751504 gene encoding 28 kDa ribonucleoprotein, chloroplastic-like; amino-acid sequence: MVCATKPILNSLSMAANSGCIVSLPSVFSASNSTKTSSLHAYLTIPSKPIRLSLSCSWSYSVISLKSRNFCNLGSAVSALTAAREEDNTIVLGASDEELAKDFEIEEGYSEGEDVIEAAVGEEEEEMEGFEGGEAVEEVEEYQEPPEDAKLFVGNLPYDVDSEKLAQLFEQAGVVEIAEVIYNRETDQSRGFGFVTMSTVEEAEKAVELFHRYDLNGRFLTVNKAAPRGSRPERTPRVFEPAPRIYVGNLPWDVDDAHLEQVFSEHGKVVNARVVYDRDSGRSRGFGFVTMSSESEMNDAIANLDGQSLDGRAIRVNVAEERPRRF